The Monodelphis domestica isolate mMonDom1 chromosome 5, mMonDom1.pri, whole genome shotgun sequence DNA segment ataaacttttccttaaaataataataagaatgtACTTAAAAACATtagtaaaaatatttctagcaaatATAAATTAGAACCCTTCCCTATAAGATGGGGAGTGAAATAAGAATGACCATTATcaacaatattatttaatattgtattagaaatactagcaatagtgataagagaataaaaagaaattgaagtaatcaGATTGGGcaagatttttattttcacatatgatatgatggcatatagAAAATTCTAAAGATTCAACTAAACAATTATTTGAAACTATCAAAAATTTTAGCAAattagcaggatataaaataaatccagtaTTTTGATATCATACCAACAAAGTCTTGCAAGAAGAAATAGTAAATACCTTATTTAAATTAACCAATAAACCAAAACAAGATCAGAAACTATATGAGcagaattataaaacacttttatatagtcagatttaaataattggggaaatattaattgttcacagGTGAggagagccaatataattaaaatgacaatcttacctaatctacttattcaatgccatcccaattaaattactaaGAAAATATTCCTTTGAACTAGTTAAAAgtacaattggaaaaacaaaaggacaagaatatttaaaggaataatgaaaactTGTAAAGCAGTAACTGACTTTgcactatattataaagcagtaatgatCAAAATAAGAAATGCCtaagaaatacaaaaatcaatCAGTGAAACAGAACAGATATACAACAAACAGCTgtagattatagtaaccttgtatttgacaagtACCAATCTTttagaataagaattcactatttggtaaatattgttgggaaaactgaaaagcaatctGGCATAAACTAGAtacagaccaatatcttacagCATTTACCATGATCAAAATGTATACATGGTCTATTTTTATCATAAGGAAACTAGAAGAACAGGGGATTAtgaataggagaagaatttatgattaaACAAGAGATAAATAGCATTGTGAGAGGTGAAATGGAAAATTTCACATATATTAAATagaaaaggctttgtacaaataagactaatgtaaccaagattagaaggaaagcagttaaATTGATGGGGGGCAGAATTATTTGCAGTTTCTCAAATagaaatttcttttctaaaaaatataGGGAACTTTGTCAAAAAATAAGAAtctgagccattctccaattggtataTGGTCAAAAGATAAGGACatagtttttgaatgaagaaatcaaattatatatcatatgaaaaatgatttaaataattgTTGACTagagaaacaaattaaaacatgTCTGAGATATCATCTTCTACCTATTAGACTGGcttaaatgataaaagggcaaaattacttatgttggagaggatatgcagaatgaaacatttcTAGACATAGATAATATGAAATAGTGTTTAGCTGAATTGTgcttttttcattgttgttgttgcaaattttttgttttcctttttttccatggAGGGCATGGAAGAGAAAAACATATGCTTTATTATTGAAAAAAACTAATCTGAAAAATTAAGCATTTCTattaaaagagggagaaagggttaCTAGGTAGAATAGCACAGTGTAAAGAATTTTGATGTAGAGATAGacaacttggatttgaatcctggctcttctACTGGGTGACTTTGCAAGagtcagtttaccttctctaggcctcagtttactcatttgttaaatgagctagatgacctttaaggacTCTTCTGGAACTAAATATAAAACACCACGTAATCCAATATTTAGGCTTTCCAGCAGGAGAGCCCAAGGGTCTTTAGGATTTCTCCTCATTCCCATCTTCCTATCCAGTCTCCTCCATCCCTTGGCAGGCATGCAAAATGAAACCAAATGCACATGAAGGAGAAATTGGATAGCTCTGGGCATACTTGCCTggatttctctccttccctgcttGAGAACGCTCTGCTTCATTTGAGggatagagatgaggaaagactttgtttttctgtctctctctctgaaaacCCTACTCAAGGTGTTGGAGGAATGAAGGGTGTTTCTTGTTATTATGCTATCAATAACTCTATCACCCACATAACTTCTCCTGTAGTCTTCTTTCTGTTCAAGGACCAGCACTAAAGGAAGGAAGAGTTACCTAGGATGGCCTTGGGAAATCATTGTGGAGTCCCACATGCATTttatttcctgacattttttttcccccagaagtaTCTTAGCGTATTCTTCATCAGAGAGAATGTCATGCATGGTTCACCAGCTTAGAATATCAGGGTCACTGCTATAAGAAAGGATAAAGAAACAGAATCCTAGAGTTACTTTCACCAATAGAACCCAAATTTTATGTTCCCCAACACCATCAGTTAGACTTAATACATTCTAATACTCTTgcaataataatagaataaacaATTAGATAGAAGAGTACTATTGTAGCAAGAGTTTGAATGACAGCGTAGAATTCTCCAAGAGGTGGCTGGGTGAAAGTTCTAAGCTGTTGAAGAATGTTTCCAATAGTCAGTATGGAACTGGAGGTGAAGATTGAAGCTGTGGATCTGAGACTCTCCTGGACAAACCATCTATCAAGCAGACTGCCTCCAGTCATCCTGGTGGACAGATTGACTGGGTAAGAGAATCTTGCTTGGATCATCTAAGGACACCATAACTTGGATTCCTACTACCTGACCTACCAAAGGACTCTAAGTAAGAATCTGGGCTCTCTGTTAGGACTTATCTTTAGTAATCCTTAGTAATCTTTAGTGTAGCATAGTTTACAAAAGGATTAACTTTAGAAATTAATTATAGTGGATTAAGTATCTTGAGGCAAATAGTCAGATGCAAACCtttccctttattcctttccATCACTCCCTTCTCTGTTActaaactcatttatttaaatgtgattttctcCCTATGTATAAACCCTTCCcccttttctaaatatttcctATTACACTATCACCAgttcaaaataattatttcaagaGGTATGATTATGAAACTTTTGATGTAAGTATTTATATTTCAGAAACATATTCACAATGTGCTAATGCactaatatattcaaaaatattttggaaaaagtacattttgattttttttccccagagagctGTTtgtaataatttctaataattccAGTACACCCCTGGATTCTATCTTGTTCCTCTGGAGGAACACCCAGGATCTACCTGTAGAGAAACACTTCAGCAAAGGAAGAACTTCAACTTTGAAGTCTTGGCTAAAGGATATTATGGCTCTAATTTGAGTCCAAGTAAACCCATGGAAAAAGTATTAATGGGCTCGAAGCAGTGGGGATAAAGGTGTCCtgctttcccttattttttcattcagtttaaaaaatatatatttgaccctatttcctttcctggcttcttccttacttcctctcccctccctccttttattttatattaatttttttaatttaaacccttacctttcatcttagaatcaataccatgtattggttctaaggcagaagaataataaggattaggcaatgggggtcaagtgacttgtccagggacacaatttcttccctctcccctttttattttatatttatatatttattttttaaaccattaccattcatctcagaatcaatagtgtatattggttctaaggcagaagagcaataaagaagagccatgggggttaagtgactttcccaggatcaaacaggtaggaagtttctgaggtcatatttgaacccaagacctcccaactctgtgcctggctctaaatccattgaaccacccagttgccaTCCCCCCACACCCACCTTAAAGCACTTCTTGGTTTACCAAAATCTTTGTTCACAACAGCCTATTAAATAAACCTAGGCCAAGGATTATCTTACATTTAAgaaaatggagtcatggagaagtgaagtgactttcaTGTCTTTTGCCCAAGGCTACGTTGATTCTTTCACAATGAGACAATGGTGCCCCTTGACACCCCTTGACACTTAGAGTTGGAATAATGTCTATCAAGACTGTGAAAATTTAcctgtttggttttaaaattaatattctttatttatttttaaacccttacttacaGTACAcagtactgtgtactggttccaaggcagaagagtggtaagggctaggcattgggggttaagtgacttacccagtgtcacacatttgggaagtgtctgagtccagatttgaacccaggacctcctgtctctaggcctggctctcaatctgctgagctacctatccagctgccccaaatttttattcttttaaataaatatctgttaTATGGGTGAGACAGAAATGAGCGTGCTATTCTCAGAATGAGTATCCAGCTTACAAAGACCAGTTTGTTACCTTTTGTTGGTGGAGGACTCCAGCACAAGCTTGGGAAGgagatggaaagaagagagaaagggcaaTGGGCAGCTTGGTTGCTCCCCTTATCTCACTGAACTGGATTGGAACTGCAGGTTTTTTGGATCTTGGGTTAAGACCCCCGCAGGGTCCTtataagggagaggagaggaggtttgtTTTGGGAACTTGTGTATATTGCCTGTTTGCTGCCTAGTCAGGCAGCACTTCTTAGCCCATCACTGAAGTGCTCTCTTTCATGAAGGGAATAAACAACTGCCTTTATTACTCctactttctgattccaggtcttttTAATTTGAGTGAGCGGGGCACATGTACTCATTTTTGAATGGGATTCTTGTCATCATTTTTTATCTCacaatctcacacacacacacatatatatgtatatatgcaaagtttttttttaaatgacacatatatctttaaaaaaatctcaccaGTTCACAAAcccaaattaaaactaaattatctATAATCCATGATGAGTAAAATATTTAGTGATATGATAAGAACTAAACTGATGAGCCAGGATCTATATTTTGCTCCCCATCATGGGCTCAAAAATGTCTAGCTAGAACTTAAACCTGGATTGTCTGACTACAAATACAatactttttctattatttcagtTTGGTGATTAGAATCTAAGACCTCAACCATATCAAATATCTATTGGAtcctgtttagtcatttttttcctaCTTACTCCTTTAAAGTTTTTAAGCTATCCCAGCAATCTTAGTGACTCAAATGTCCCTCGTGGGCATTACGGTTTTTCAACTGGATTCAGATCCATCAAGGGATGAAACACTTTTTAGTTTCAGAAGGAATGATAGCCAGGGTCATGGTACCCACCTGTTTACTGAGATTGGCAGGCGTATTTAGCTCAATTAGTATAATGTTGttgtctaattttttaaagttgaagTTGGGGTGCTTGATGCTGACGGAGCAATTCCAGGTctgttctctcttctcctttacaTTGGGTTGAAGAATTGTTAGTCTGACCTCAGTCCTTTGATAAAAAACAAcaagcagaggtgaggaagggGTCAGGATaaagagatatttaaaagatCTTGAAAATATGAGTTAAAGATTCCCAGATACCCTCAAAACCTCCCCCAGCCCCCTTAGTCCTGAATGTGGCATAGGATTCCTCAGCTCCATAATTACTTCTATTATGTAAAGCTCTCTTCTATTACTGCAGTAAGACTGAAGGACATATGTGGAGGCAGACTAATATaatgagaagagaagggagtAAGGACTTACTGATCTCTGCAGGAGATGCAGCTGAAGACATAAGAGATGACTGGAGAGGTAGAGGTGCCATGCAATGGTGAGACTTAGAGAGGACGGATCCAAGAAGGGTGAATAACTTATGGAGGTTTTGGCTCCATATTCTCCTGATCAAAAGGAAGTGATAATGCATGTAGCTTGTCAGTTAAGAAACAATCATTTGTTCTAGAcataagaaggaagagagggagtgaagggTTCATCAAGAGAATTGATCTTCCAttcttcattgttgttgtttagtcatatctaactcttgtaaccccatttggggttttcttggcagagatactgtacttgtttaccatttccttttccagattattttacaatgaggaaactgaggcaaacagtattaagtgacttgtgcagggttaTAGATGGAGTGTGTGAgccttgatttgaactcaggacttcttgactccaaactaTCCAAaagtgccacctagttgccttccaCTTGAAACCTAGGTCCTGTCAAATGAGTCCTGACAAAATGCCACTGTGCTCACCTTGTGGGGGACCATAAAAGAAAAGATTGGAGTGAGTTGGGATCTCAGTAACTGCCTCTGAACTACTCCAATGCTGAAGAATTATTTCTATATCTCTTgtttttcaaattctcttcaaTATATGTTCTTTAATCTATAAGAGGGTGTTTTAGAAACTTGGGTGCCATTTTCAGCTATTAAAAtgctaaataagaaagaaaatcctTCCAGGATCATGCTTATGGAGAATATTGTTCATATTTTATTGGAGGTGTTATGATAGGATTTGAGTAAGGGAAAAAACAaggggaaaacatataaataaatttttatttattgtttgggataggtaggaaaggaataagggtttaggaatatacttatacttaatttaaaagattataactaaCTAAGCTATATTACTAAACTAAAACATTAGcttcccaaatatcccaatctcacaccaggagtccaaatctaatagggccaggatcttatgttgttagatgtccaagtaagTCCAGACTGATGCTGCCATTAGCCAGATCCAGAAAACTCCTTCCTCCATTGATCACAGGCAAAATCCTCTtcaaggtccttccaggagagcagacaCTGAGAAGAAGCTGTTGGGCATAGAATCTTGccagatcccaaggctcaggctctcatgtgacccttggtcacatgctactgtcaatcattccttaagatttgcatttctcagtttttgcaagttttgcaaattgcaaaccttttcatcctttatcacagagGGTCCTAAAGTCTTTAATGATTTTTGAATTATTGTTGGGAATCAATCCTAACCTTAGAATGGATAGAAATTTAAGGGAGGCACTAGCTGGATAACAGTTCTATTTGCTTGTGTACCTGGGGAGTGAGCTGGTGGTTTAGGTTTGAGGATGCCAATGATCATCATTTCATCACATTTCAGACTAATTTGATTAGTTAGGTGTAAGAGTGGAGCCCAGATATTGGCATACAGATCTGTTTTGGGTTTAGAATCCGACTTGCGATTTCATTGGTGCTATGATATACTTATCagaaaactccctttaccaatgcaatTTGGCACCTGCTCTGCAGTTTGCACTATTATAAAGCTGTTGGAAGGCCCGGAGGCATTAAAAAATTGTCCAGGATTACATGACGAATGTGTCAGAATCAGagcttgaactcagatcctcaaGATTTCTCAGACAGCTACCTATCCAATACACAATGTTGTCTTTCACAGATAATATAATCTGACTAATAACTCAGGCACAAACTTTTAGTGGTAATGTAAAACAACTTATTCTATGTGTGGGGTCACAATTTTTTTCACAAAGGATTTCAAAGGTTAGAGAAGTTATTTTATGAAATTCTGGCAGAATAGTGATTGAAAGTAGAATTAGGAAATAAAGAATGTTCTCTTTTGAAAAACCAACCTTTTCTAATCCCATGGATGATGCCCGCTCTTCTGTGAAGAGGGTTCCAAAAAATGTAGTGTTTAGGTAAGCTCTAGGCTTTTCCAACCTATTCATCTCAAACTGTATCCATAGAAGTATCAGGAAAGGATAAGTAACCTAGGGGCAAGGACTCTACTGAGACAAAGTACAGAACAAATTctttatttagatccagtttctACACTTGTGGTTAGTAGATGAAGTGCCCTATATCTTTTGGAATTACAGGAGAATTAGGCAAAGAGAAGCAACCATGGAGGAAGCAGCTTAGTTGTTTGCAATGGTTGTCTTAATCCAGTCCACGTAGTTGCAGACCTTGGTGTAGACCCCAGGTTTTCCTTTCTGGGCACAGCCATAACCCCAGGAGACAATGCCTTGGAGTTCTCCATTGCAGACCACAGGGCCACCAGAGTCACCCTagaattgaaaaattgaaaagttCAAAGTTTTCCTTAAGTCCATAATTGGAAATAGAGCCCAGAGACGAACATTTCCCCAGGCAGATCCATAAGACACAGTTAGCTTGACATTTGTTCCTAAATAATGTTTTCCTGGAAATCTGGCCTTCTCTTTAATGCTTCTTTCCCTTCCAATCTCAATGTCTCCTGGCTCTTCCTCATAGTCTTGTCTGTGCCCCCAGGAAGCACTCAGGGAATCTCAGGGGTAGAGATGACTTAAAGGAATTTTTGccattctgtctttctctccaaaGTATCCCATCTGCCGCATTCTTCTCTAAGACCACATTAGGTGAACCACAAAGCCTGCTCTTTCTGATCTCCACAATCATGTAGCCATTTTAGAAGGAAAATATCTAGTGTTCCCAATCCCCAAGGGATCTGTCCATCTCACTCCACCCAACTCCAACTCACCCACTCAACCCAAACTCAAGAGGTTTTTCCAATTTGAACCTTCCTAGATTGGTGTTAAAGTATTAAagtatggaaaggaaggaaaggaagagtctGAGCTGAGCCAAGAGGGAATGGAACAGAAACTGACCTGGCAGGAATCCTTTCCACCCTCCAAATAGCCCAAGCAGATCATGTTGTTGGTGATCTGTCCAGGATAGGCATTTCGGCAGGAGCTGTCAGAAAGCACGGGGGCTTTCAGACACTGAAGCAGATCTGGGTAGTTGGCTGTTTGGAATAAAGATGACCATGGTCATATATTTTCTGTGGTATACCTGGAAACCCTTCAACTAATaggtttttctcttccttctctgttcccTTTTCAAGATTAATGTGAGAAATGCCTGATTCAACCTTGACTTATGTTGGTCTCAGATCTATGTGGTCATGTCAGTGAAGAGTTTGATAGATGTTGGTGATCCTAAGACCCTTAATTGACAGTTCTGTGAGAGACTATAGTCTTAAGCAGACAGCATCATTTAGGTTCTGATCTCCCCTTTCAGAAACCAATCAGTCACATACTATGGTGACTTTTTAACCTCCCTTCAAGTCTCCCTGCCCTTGCTAATGTTCATGTTTCCATGCTTCCATGCTATGTAGTCCTAAATCTTCTGTGTGTTTCTGGTCCTTCTACCTGAAACATTATGCAATTTACTGCAACCCAATAGGAAATCCTAGAAATGggagagagtgagtgtgtgtgtgtgtgtgcgtgtgtgtgtgtgtgtgtgtgtgtgtgtgtgtgtgtgtgtgtgtgtgtgttggggcaGGGGATCAGAGATGAGAGCTGGACTATTTGACTTCTAATGCTCTTTTCCTTTTCGAAGAGTCAGAGGTTAGCTTGTCACTTACAGCCAGAACTCAAGGTGTTTCCCCAGCCAGAGATGAGACATGAAGTGCCAGTGGCAGCACAGGAGGTGGGCAGGGTGATGGAAGACACTCTGGAGTTTAGGGTGGCAGGCGTTTTCAGTTTAATCAGCATGATGTCATTGTCGATGGTGTAAGAATTGTAATTAGGATGGCGGATCACCTTCGCTGAATCAATGAACTGCTCATTACCTTCCAGAACTTCAATGTTGTGCTCTCCCAGTCTCACCTGGATTCGACTGGATGGACAAAAATGATCACTCTTTAGCAATccaatctccatttttctcttctctttctcagcaTATCAGTTAACTTAGTCTGTTCCATGCAAACCAATCCCATTCACTATCTTCTTCATATTCCAATTCCATCCCTTTTA contains these protein-coding regions:
- the LOC100010059 gene encoding trypsin — its product is MKAIIFLALLGAAVAFPTGDDDDKIVGGYTCAANSVPYQVSLNAGYHFCGGSLINSQWVVSAAHCYKSRIQVRLGEHNIEVLEGNEQFIDSAKVIRHPNYNSYTIDNDIMLIKLKTPATLNSRVSSITLPTSCAATGTSCLISGWGNTLSSGSNYPDLLQCLKAPVLSDSSCRNAYPGQITNNMICLGYLEGGKDSCQGDSGGPVVCNGELQGIVSWGYGCAQKGKPGVYTKVCNYVDWIKTTIANN